In Pseudomonas grandcourensis, the DNA window GGCGTGCTGCTCGCTCCAGCCTTTTTCCACGTAATACGGCGCCAGCCAGGCCAGAACACAGGTGTAGGACGCAGTGCCCAGGCCAAAAAAAATAGCGAGTAACCACGCGCGGGAATTGGCGAAGTACGAATCTTTGCTGGATGCCTTCGAATCCAGTGTTGGCATCCCCGCGCTTTGGCTGCGCCAGAAGAGCAACGCCAGCACGGCGAGAACGGCCCAGATCGCCAGGCCCATACGCCAGCTGCCGGTACGCTCCATCACCAGCGGCGCAAAGGAAGCCCCCATGGCGGCACCGCCCATGATCGATGTGACATAGAGCCCCATGCACAGGGCCACGTGGTCGCTGAAGCGGGATTTGATCAGCGCCGGCATCAGGGCCTGGATCAGGGCGATCCCGATACCAGCCAGTACTGCGCTGAGGAGCAGCTCAGCGGCTGAATCAAGGAACAGCCGCGAAACCGTGGCCACGCCGATGATCAGCAACGAGAACACCACCGTGCGCTGCTCACCGAGTCGCTGGCTGACGCGCAGGCCGGCAAACATCGCCAGTCCCATGGCCGTCACCGGCAACATTGTCAGCAGTGAAGCTTGGCTGAAGCTCAGCGCAATGTCGTCGCGAATCGCCGAGAGCAGAGGCCCGATAGCGGCCATGG includes these proteins:
- a CDS encoding cyanate transporter yields the protein MENTRATSRPALWLMFSIVLIALNLRPSMAAIGPLLSAIRDDIALSFSQASLLTMLPVTAMGLAMFAGLRVSQRLGEQRTVVFSLLIIGVATVSRLFLDSAAELLLSAVLAGIGIALIQALMPALIKSRFSDHVALCMGLYVTSIMGGAAMGASFAPLVMERTGSWRMGLAIWAVLAVLALLFWRSQSAGMPTLDSKASSKDSYFANSRAWLLAIFFGLGTASYTCVLAWLAPYYVEKGWSEQHAGLLLGFLTAMEVLSGLLTPVIANRSLDRRIVLMALLALIIAGFCGLILSPQHLSLMWPCLLGLGIGGLFPMSLIVSLDHLDNPSRAGGLTAFVQGVGYLIAGLSPLLAGIIRDRLGSFEWAWWSLTAVMALMMLMVLRFNPRYYTRHIH